In Leptodesmis sichuanensis A121, the following are encoded in one genomic region:
- a CDS encoding acyltransferase family protein, with protein MTTTPSIQTHAAINVCKKANFLYYIHNFRGFAILAIVAHHVIISLEWKNSGIEDIVLLLIGNGSVYFVFIAGFLFQFLSSKYEYKSYSSPKSVVREEEVVRGFPCGKSLTIQIGLLYLFKKLQYVIAPYILVSLPAILLTVLESSLFSAPDWFITKFSGWPLAGQIVMYLLTGSLLSQFWFIPMITIFYLVSPLLIWVDRHPRFYWILPALLVITAIVPRPEESNAIQSFLHFASIYVGGMFCSHYREKLLPLIQKRYLLFLSLVVLLSGLQYWFKPDLETFNSLAKLVLSLLIMCFLWAKESQLPQIFNRSMGFVAELSFGIYFLHEYFIVLLPGVEKRLGLNNFPTKANLLSFLLNYLVVLGASIGTILIIKKILGKNSRFLVGC; from the coding sequence ATGACAACAACACCTAGTATCCAAACACATGCCGCTATAAACGTATGCAAAAAGGCCAATTTTCTCTACTACATTCACAACTTTCGTGGCTTTGCAATTTTAGCGATCGTCGCTCATCATGTAATTATTTCTCTAGAGTGGAAGAATTCAGGCATCGAAGATATCGTTTTGCTCTTGATTGGCAATGGCTCTGTTTACTTTGTCTTTATTGCGGGCTTCTTATTCCAGTTTCTTTCCTCAAAATATGAATACAAGAGCTATAGCAGCCCTAAATCAGTCGTGAGAGAAGAGGAAGTTGTGAGAGGCTTTCCCTGCGGAAAATCTCTCACAATCCAGATAGGATTGCTATATTTATTCAAAAAACTCCAATATGTCATAGCCCCTTATATTCTTGTCTCTCTCCCTGCAATTCTATTAACAGTCTTGGAAAGTTCTTTATTTAGCGCCCCAGACTGGTTTATCACGAAATTTTCTGGTTGGCCGCTTGCTGGCCAAATTGTGATGTATCTTCTGACAGGCTCATTACTGAGCCAGTTCTGGTTCATTCCCATGATCACAATTTTTTATCTAGTTTCACCATTGCTGATCTGGGTTGATAGACATCCGCGATTTTATTGGATCCTGCCGGCATTGCTCGTGATAACAGCGATCGTGCCTCGCCCTGAAGAGAGCAACGCGATTCAATCGTTCCTTCACTTTGCCTCTATCTATGTAGGAGGTATGTTTTGTTCACACTATCGAGAAAAACTGCTTCCCCTGATTCAAAAAAGGTACTTACTATTTCTCAGTTTAGTTGTGCTGCTGAGTGGCCTTCAATACTGGTTCAAGCCTGATTTAGAAACGTTCAATTCGCTCGCTAAACTGGTACTTTCTCTACTGATTATGTGTTTCTTATGGGCTAAAGAATCTCAGCTACCACAAATTTTTAACCGCTCTATGGGGTTTGTCGCAGAGCTAAGTTTTGGAATTTATTTCTTACATGAGTACTTCATCGTCCTACTTCCTGGCGTTGAAAAAAGATTAGGGCTAAACAACTTCCCTACTAAGGCTAATTTATTGAGCTTTTTACTGAATTATCTGGTGGTACTCGGTGCCAGTATCGGTACTATTTTAATTATCAAAAAAATTCTGGGGAAAAATAGCCGTTTCCTGGTGGGTTGTTAG
- a CDS encoding cyclin-dependent kinase inhibitor 3 family protein gives MQPTDTDRTLRTSEDYPIHVDFLPKRVVPLSGLLGMTIAPGKCNQGMRFHWCRNLSLDLARLRHDYGTNLLVTLLEAEEMVDLQIANLLQAVPTYGMKSRWFPIPDFGTPASMTGLSQLVEDILATLEGGRTTVVHCRAGLGRTGLVVASCLVALGYSPEEAFAQVRSARPGSVETLEQEAYVHQFATAWKRDRNFSQPPKSR, from the coding sequence ATGCAACCCACTGACACCGATCGCACCTTACGTACTTCTGAAGACTATCCCATTCATGTGGACTTTTTACCGAAACGGGTCGTGCCCCTCTCTGGTCTACTGGGGATGACGATCGCCCCTGGAAAATGCAACCAGGGAATGCGCTTTCATTGGTGCCGGAATCTATCTCTGGATCTGGCACGGTTGCGGCATGATTACGGCACGAATTTGCTGGTGACGCTATTAGAAGCGGAAGAAATGGTAGACCTGCAAATTGCCAATTTGCTACAAGCCGTTCCCACTTATGGCATGAAATCCCGCTGGTTCCCTATTCCTGATTTTGGAACTCCCGCCTCGATGACTGGCTTGAGCCAACTGGTCGAGGATATTTTGGCCACCCTGGAGGGAGGACGAACAACGGTAGTTCACTGTCGTGCGGGTCTGGGTCGGACTGGCTTAGTTGTTGCATCCTGTCTGGTGGCACTGGGTTATTCTCCGGAGGAGGCATTTGCCCAAGTACGCAGTGCTCGCCCTGGCAGTGTGGAAACCCTGGAGCAGGAAGCCTATGTGCATCAGTTTGCGACAGCCTGGAAGCGGGATAGAAACTTTTCCCAGCCCCCCAAGTCACGCTAA
- a CDS encoding cysteine synthase A has protein sequence MDIKNGFVGAVGNTPLIRLNSFSDETGCEILGKAEFMNPGGSVKDRAALYIIQDAETQGLLKPGGTVVEGTAGNTGIGLTHICNAKGYKCLIIIPETQSQEKIDLLKTLGAEVRTVPAVPYKDPNNYVKLSGRIASEMENAIWANQFDNLSNRRAHYETTGPEIWAQTDGKIDAWVTATGTGGTYAGVALFLKSKNPNIRCVVADPMGSGLYSYVKTGNIVLEGSSITEGIGSSRITSNMQGAPADDAIRVDDHEAVRVVYQLLKKDGLFMGGSVGINVGAAIALAKQLGPGHTIVTVLCDGGSRYQSKLFNRQWLAERGLLPAV, from the coding sequence ATGGACATTAAAAATGGATTTGTAGGAGCGGTTGGCAATACTCCCTTGATTCGGCTCAATAGCTTCAGTGACGAGACAGGGTGTGAAATTCTGGGAAAAGCCGAATTTATGAATCCCGGTGGTTCTGTCAAAGACCGGGCAGCGCTCTACATTATCCAGGATGCGGAAACTCAAGGACTATTGAAACCCGGAGGCACCGTTGTCGAAGGAACGGCAGGCAATACCGGCATTGGCCTGACCCACATTTGCAATGCCAAGGGCTATAAGTGTTTGATCATTATTCCAGAGACACAATCTCAGGAGAAAATTGATTTGTTGAAAACGCTGGGAGCAGAAGTTCGCACAGTTCCGGCAGTACCCTACAAGGATCCCAACAACTACGTGAAACTTTCTGGACGGATTGCCTCAGAAATGGAGAATGCCATCTGGGCCAACCAGTTCGATAATCTTTCAAATCGCCGTGCCCACTATGAAACCACTGGTCCTGAAATTTGGGCACAAACTGATGGCAAAATTGATGCCTGGGTGACGGCTACGGGAACTGGAGGCACTTATGCCGGGGTTGCTCTGTTTCTCAAGTCCAAAAATCCCAATATCCGCTGTGTCGTCGCGGATCCGATGGGAAGTGGCCTGTATAGCTATGTCAAAACGGGCAACATTGTCCTGGAAGGAAGCTCGATTACAGAAGGAATTGGCAGCAGTCGGATTACCAGCAATATGCAGGGTGCCCCAGCAGATGATGCTATTCGGGTAGATGATCATGAAGCCGTGCGGGTGGTCTATCAACTCCTGAAAAAAGATGGGTTATTTATGGGCGGCTCGGTGGGCATTAATGTCGGGGCCGCGATCGCCCTTGCCAAGCAATTAGGCCCCGGCCATACGATCGTCACCGTCTTGTGTGATGGTGGCAGCCGCTATCAATCCAAGCTATTCAATCGGCAATGGTTAGCAGAACGGGGATTATTACCAGCGGTGTAA